A part of Opitutales bacterium genomic DNA contains:
- a CDS encoding 50S ribosomal protein L25 encodes MKELTLNVQKREAAGRGSSRRLRASGRIPAIVYGKSGNTSLSVSESDFKKLYLDIAGSAAFIQINDGDSSKKTIIKDAQLDAISRRFIHVDFNEVDENTVMTVEVPIRTKGVAYGVKTEGGVLNVSVKNVTIRCNPKDLPEAIEVDVTDLKKGEMLHRKQLPALEGVKYPGDPASVILAVTSAS; translated from the coding sequence ATGAAAGAACTTACACTAAACGTACAGAAACGAGAGGCCGCAGGTCGCGGGAGCTCGCGGCGTTTACGTGCCTCAGGCCGTATTCCCGCGATTGTCTATGGCAAGTCCGGTAACACGAGTCTCTCAGTCAGCGAGAGTGACTTCAAAAAGCTCTACCTCGATATTGCTGGCAGCGCAGCGTTCATTCAAATCAACGATGGCGACTCTTCCAAAAAGACCATCATCAAGGACGCCCAGCTCGACGCCATCTCACGCCGCTTCATCCATGTCGACTTCAATGAGGTAGACGAAAATACGGTCATGACCGTCGAGGTGCCAATCCGCACCAAGGGCGTTGCTTACGGAGTAAAAACCGAAGGGGGCGTTTTAAATGTGTCGGTTAAAAATGTGACCATCCGCTGCAACCCGAAGGACCTTCCTGAAGCGATCGAAGTCGATGTGACCGACCTGAAAAAGGGCGAAATGCTACACCGCAAACAGCTTCCTGCTCTCGAAGGCGTAAAATATCCGGGTGATCCCGCCTCTGTGATTCTGGCCGTCACTTCTGCCAGCTAA